TGCCCAGGCGACCACCACGGCATTTTCCAGCAGCAGCTCGATATAATCGCCGAAGGCCAGCCCGAGGACGACCGCCGGGAAGAAAGCGAGCAGCAGGTTGCGCACGAAGGCGATCGCGACCGGGTCGCGCCGGAAGAAACCGGTGAACATGTCCCAGAACAGCTTGCGGTACAGCACGACGATCGCGAGGATCGCGCCGGGCTGGATGGCGATGTTGAAAATCGCCCAGCGCGCGGCGTCATAGCCGAGCAGCTCGGTCGCAAGGATCAGATGCCCCGTCGAGGAGACGGGCAAAAACTCGGTCAGACCCTCGACGATGCCGAGGATGATTGCGGTCAGCCAGATACCCATTATCGCGAGGCGAGCTCGGCGAAGCGGCCGTGGCGGCGATATTGGACGAGCCAGCCGTCGGCAACCGACCCCAGCGATGTCGGCGTGATGCCGAGCTGCGCAAGGCCGGCCGCCCCATCGGCGACGATATTGTCATGCTGGAGCATCAGCCATTGGTCCTTGGTGATCGGTGCGCCGGGCGCCCAGCCGAGGCCGCTGGCGAGCGCCGAGGCGACGAAGTCGGGCACATCGACGAACAAGGGCGAGCGGCCGGTCGCACCCGCGATCCAGCGGAGCAGTTCGGCCATGGTGAACTGCTGCGGCCCGCCAAGCTCATAGGTCTTGCCTGCGGCGTCGCCGCTCAGCGCCGCGACGACCGCGTCGGCGACGTCGCCGACGTAAATCGGCTGGAATTTCGCTCGCGGGGCGATCACCGGGACGATGGGTGCCACGCGCATCATCGTTGCGAAGCGGTTGATGAAATGGTCCTCGCGGCCGAAGACGATCGAGGGGCGCAGGATCGCGGCCTCGGCAAAGGCCGCGCGCACCGCGGCTTCGCCATCGCCCTTGCTGCGGCCATAGGCCGAGGCGCTTTCGCGGTCGGCGCCGATCGCCGAGATATGGACGAGCGCAGCGGCGCCCGCCGCCTTGGCCGCCGCCGCGACATGGCCCGCGCCGTCGGCCTGCACGGCCTGCATGTCGCCGAAGGCGCCGACGAGGTTGATCACCGCGTCGCTGCCCTGCACGGCGCGCGCGACGCTCGCGGGGTTGCGCACGTCGCATGCGACGAACTGCGTCTGGCCGAGCCCGCCGAGCGGCTTCAGGAAGGTCGCGGCGCGGGGGGCGCGCTGTGCGACGCGGACACGGGCACCGCGCGCGAGCAGCCGCTGCACGACATAACGGCCAAGGAAGCCGCCGCCGCCCAGCACCGTGATCAATTGCCCGTCGAGTTTCTGCATTTGCATCCGCCTGTATCGATTCTCTGGATGGCGCGGGGTGCGCCGAGGGGCTTCCCCATGCCGCGAAGCGGGGAGGGGGGCAAGGGGCGACGGCGGCATTATGACGCAAAACCCACGGCTTTGCGATAAAATGCACGTCGGCCCCCGCGACGCGGTTGACAAGCCGATGGCCGCGCCGCTAAGCGCCCGCTCCTACCCCGTGCCCAGATGGCGGAATTGGTAGACGCACCAGCTTCAGGTGCTGGCGATCGCAAGGTCGTGGAGGTTCGAGTCCTCTTCTGGGCACCATTTTCCCCTTCTCATAATATCCAAGAACCCTTGAATAGCGGCAGAATTCTGCCATTTCCTTGTTGGTTGCGCTTCTCCAACGGCTGTTTTGCGGTCTCCCACTCGGGCGACGATACGCTTTGCGCAGGCCCGGCCTTCGAGGCCGGCGGGGCAAAGACGCAGCGCT
This genomic interval from Sphingopyxis chilensis contains the following:
- a CDS encoding complex I NDUFA9 subunit family protein, translated to MQKLDGQLITVLGGGGFLGRYVVQRLLARGARVRVAQRAPRAATFLKPLGGLGQTQFVACDVRNPASVARAVQGSDAVINLVGAFGDMQAVQADGAGHVAAAAKAAGAAALVHISAIGADRESASAYGRSKGDGEAAVRAAFAEAAILRPSIVFGREDHFINRFATMMRVAPIVPVIAPRAKFQPIYVGDVADAVVAALSGDAAGKTYELGGPQQFTMAELLRWIAGATGRSPLFVDVPDFVASALASGLGWAPGAPITKDQWLMLQHDNIVADGAAGLAQLGITPTSLGSVADGWLVQYRRHGRFAELASR